One Mycobacterium sp. SMC-4 DNA window includes the following coding sequences:
- the nrdF gene encoding class 1b ribonucleoside-diphosphate reductase subunit beta yields MKLIDRVSAINWNRLQDDKDAEVWHRLTGNFWLPEKVPVSNDIQSWNTLNEHEKQLTMRVFTGLTLLDTIQGTVGAVSLIPDAVTPHEEAVLTNIAFMESVHAKSYSNIFSTLCSTAEIDDAFRWSEENPNLQRKASIVMQYYKGDEPLKRKVASTLLESFLFYSGFYLPMYWSSRAKLTNTADMIRLIIRDEAVHGYYIGYKYQRGLALEDTAKQTELKDYTYELLFELYDNEVEYTQDLYDGVGLTEDVKKFLRYNANKALMNLGYEALFPRDETDVNPAILSALSPNADENHDFFSGSGSSYVIGKAVNTEDEDWNF; encoded by the coding sequence ATGAAACTGATCGACCGTGTCTCGGCCATCAACTGGAACCGCCTGCAGGACGACAAAGACGCCGAGGTCTGGCACCGGCTCACCGGCAACTTCTGGCTGCCGGAGAAGGTGCCGGTGTCCAACGACATCCAGTCCTGGAACACCCTCAACGAGCACGAGAAGCAACTCACGATGCGGGTGTTCACCGGCCTGACGCTGCTGGACACCATCCAGGGCACGGTTGGCGCGGTCAGTCTGATTCCCGACGCGGTGACCCCGCACGAGGAAGCGGTGCTGACCAACATCGCGTTCATGGAGTCGGTGCACGCCAAGAGCTACAGCAACATCTTCTCCACGCTGTGCTCGACGGCCGAGATCGACGACGCGTTCCGCTGGTCGGAGGAGAACCCCAACCTGCAGCGCAAGGCCTCCATCGTGATGCAGTACTACAAGGGCGACGAGCCGCTGAAGCGCAAGGTCGCCTCGACCCTGCTGGAGAGCTTCCTGTTCTACTCGGGCTTCTACCTGCCGATGTATTGGAGCAGCCGCGCCAAGCTCACCAACACCGCCGACATGATCCGACTGATCATCCGCGACGAGGCCGTGCACGGCTACTACATCGGCTACAAATACCAGCGCGGCTTGGCGTTGGAGGACACCGCCAAGCAGACCGAACTCAAGGACTACACCTACGAGTTGTTGTTCGAGCTCTACGACAACGAGGTCGAATACACCCAGGACCTCTACGACGGTGTCGGGTTGACCGAGGACGTCAAGAAGTTCCTGCGCTACAACGCCAACAAGGCGTTGATGAACCTCGGCTACGAAGCGCTGTTCCCACGCGACGAAACCGATGTCAACCCGGCCATCCTGTCCGCGTTGTCGCCGAACGCCGACGAGAACCACGACTTCTTCTCCGGTTCGGGTTCGAGCTACGTGATCGGCAAGGCGGTCAACACCGAAGACGAGGACTGGAACTTCTGA
- a CDS encoding NAD(P)-dependent alcohol dehydrogenase — MRTVSAYAATSATDPLTPTTISRREIGTHDVAFNIHFAGICHSDIHTVRGEWGAPTYPLVPGHEIAGVVTEVGSEVTMHKVGDRVGVGCFVDSCRECAQCLAGEEQYCDNPGMVGTYNSVGRDGQPTQGGYSGAIVVDENYVLSIPDTIPLDKAAPLLCAGITTYSPLRHWEAGPGKRVAVIGLGGLGHIAVKLAVAMGAEVTVLSQSLKKMEDGLRLGAGDYRATSDPDTFKDLRGRFDLILNTVSANLDLQSYLKMLKLDGTLVELGMPEHPMSVPAGALIFGRRRIAGSLIGGIAETQQMLDFCAEHDATPEIEVITPDYINEAYARVLSSDVRYRFVIDTSSLR; from the coding sequence TTGCGCACCGTTTCCGCTTATGCGGCCACCTCGGCCACTGACCCTCTGACCCCCACCACCATCAGCCGTCGTGAGATCGGGACTCATGACGTGGCGTTCAACATTCACTTCGCCGGCATCTGCCACTCCGACATCCACACCGTGCGCGGCGAGTGGGGCGCGCCGACCTACCCGCTGGTTCCCGGCCACGAGATCGCCGGCGTCGTCACCGAGGTGGGCTCGGAGGTCACCATGCACAAGGTCGGCGACCGCGTCGGTGTCGGCTGTTTCGTCGACTCGTGCCGGGAGTGCGCGCAGTGCCTCGCCGGTGAGGAGCAGTACTGCGACAACCCGGGCATGGTCGGCACCTACAACTCGGTGGGCCGCGACGGTCAGCCGACCCAGGGCGGATACAGCGGCGCGATCGTGGTCGACGAGAATTACGTGCTGAGCATCCCGGACACCATTCCGCTCGACAAGGCCGCGCCGTTGCTGTGCGCCGGGATCACGACATACTCCCCGCTGCGGCACTGGGAAGCAGGCCCGGGTAAGCGGGTCGCGGTGATCGGCCTGGGCGGGCTGGGCCACATCGCGGTCAAACTGGCCGTCGCGATGGGCGCCGAGGTGACGGTGCTGAGCCAGTCGCTGAAGAAGATGGAGGACGGGCTGCGTCTGGGCGCCGGCGACTATCGGGCGACCAGCGACCCCGACACGTTCAAGGATCTGCGGGGGCGCTTCGACCTGATCCTCAACACGGTTTCGGCCAACCTCGATCTTCAGAGCTACCTCAAGATGCTCAAGCTCGACGGCACGCTCGTGGAGCTCGGCATGCCGGAGCATCCGATGTCTGTGCCCGCCGGGGCGTTGATCTTCGGCCGCCGCCGGATCGCGGGCTCGCTGATCGGTGGCATCGCCGAGACCCAGCAGATGCTCGACTTCTGCGCCGAGCATGACGCAACACCCGAAATCGAGGTCATCACACCGGATTACATCAATGAGGCCTACGCGCGGGTGCTGAGCAGTGACGTGCGGTACCGGTTCGTCATCGACACATCCTCGCTGCGGTAG